The genomic interval TATTAATATGGTTTATCTCTGGATTTTTAGACTGCTGATCTCACGAATGCCAACTTAGAGGGAGCTAATCTTGAAGGAGCCAATTTGAAGGTAGACAGATGCTTAAGGATGGTGTTTCCATATCAATTGCTTTGgtacatatattatttttatttgagcTATAGGAAGGTATCAATTAGGCAACCCAACAGAAAATGCTGGTGGCTATTTAATGCATGTATTTATAATAGCTTAATCTGATGCGTTGATCAACTTATCCTGATAACTTGAGCAagcttaataatttataaaaggGAACTTGAACGGTTGTGGCCTGACATTTTTTTAGTTTCCTTTCCGGCTCCTTTTGTGTTGATAATTAGTTTGTTGTAATTACATGTTTTTCAGGGtgcaaaattaaataatgcCAATCTGAAGGGTGCAAACCTCCAACGAGCTTATTTACGACATGTTAATCTTCGAGATACAGTAAGTAAATCAGTTTTACAATTTGCAAATTTGTTTGGATAGTAAGTTAGTGGTTCATCTAAAATTTTTGGACTGCACCTGTTGATGTGGGTCAAAGTAAAAGGATTTTCACATTTGTTCTTCCAAATATCTTACTGGAATCCATCATgtgatttttgtttcttaatcAGCATTTGGAAGGTGCTAAGCTTGATGGTGCTAACTTGCTTGGAGCAATCAGGTGATGATGTAGAAAGcttgtatatatacatatatatatatatacacatatatatatacatatatatatatatatacatatatatatatatacacatatatatatacatatatatatatatatacatatatacatatgtatatatgtatacatatgtACATATGTACATATGTACATATGTATACATATGTACATATGTATACATATGTATATTGACAGATATGAATTTACAATGGATGTAGGCAATAGGGGCAGCTGCCTCCTTGGAAATCCTATTACTTTTTAGTAATATTATGTAATTACTGCAAGTTCCAGAGAAGTTTTAACTTTGTTTGTGCCCATTGAAATCTAATTAAAATCCTCTCACCTGTAAATTTTATGAGTATTAAATATCACATAATCAGTAAACTTTAAGAAATTTTGCTTTTCTATGCATGTAACTCAGGGAAGGGATATGAGAAGTGATATGAGACGATAAGCCTTGAAGcttttttagttttctatATGGTGATCTTAAAACATGAAGAGTGAAAAATGTTAAGCCAatgaatgttaaaaaaaatactccaAATAAGGTAAAAAAAGCATGTTTCATGGAGATGGGAATAGGGTTGAAAATATCCATCCCATGGCCATATTCAGTGTGCTGACAGGTTTTCTACCTCTTAAGAAGTGTGAGGTACATATTGGAAGGACCATGCTCAAGGAAAATCAAAGTCAAATCCAATGAAATACAAACAAGTTTCATGAACTCGATAAATGGTATCATGAGATTTTTATGACTTTTGGATGCAATAAAGATGTGGCTGATAATGGAAGGGTTGATTATCTCATGCCACAACCTCTTGGATTTATGATGGTATTCGGTGTCTTATAATGTGATGTTATCACTGAAGGGATAATATTGTAATGTTTAAAATATATGAGAaaatatcaattataatattaaaaagataatattatTGTGTTCGGTTTGAAAGTattaatgttgaaaatatgatattaatttttaaaattattttatgtatgAAAGTTTCTTATCACCAACATTAAGTAGTTATaagatatatttaatttttaaagttttcatttcattattAATATCATCacttactttttatttattttataaaataaataaataaatataatgtttgaaaaagtcattaaactatttaaaaaattttaaattattttttattattttattaagttcaatcaaatcattatatttttattttcgatCAAATGAACTCTTATAATTAAGAGTTGTTTTAATCAAcatatcttttattattttattttacatggTATTAACATGACGTTAATGTAAAatgtgaaaaatattatatagtCATGTTATATTAACATGTTAtgtcattatttattatttattatgatatgttaataTGTCACATCAATATTATACGatataaaatagtaaatgatattttgattaaattaattattaattataaagtttattaatttaaaataaaaatataaaaatataataaaatgtaataaaataataataatttatttaaattttttacaatAATTTAAAAGCTTATCACTCACATAgaaaaaaatgttgtaacTCCTCTCGTGCCGCACGTCCTCAAACCGGGTTATATATGAAAACATTTAACTTACTATTCAATAAACTTctctttataaaattataaaatcatcGTGGTTTTCCATTCATGCGAAATTGGAGGTTGAATCATGGAAAATATCCATGACAGATTTCCTCTTTCCTGTTGGAAGGACCATGCCCAATGAACAAATGAATACAAACATTTTCCATTAACATAATAAACGGTTTCATGAGATATTTATGACATTTGGATTCAGCAATAAAGATGTGGGTGAGAATGGAAGCAGGCCACAACCTCCTAGTTTCAAGTGGTATTTGGTCAAGGATCTGTCATTGGATAATCCTCAAACTTTAGGTGACCCTCAAATTATCTGTGaattcctcttctttttttttttgggttgcaAATCTAGATCTAAAACTGGCCGGTGCGCATTTACCCAGACAAAAGAGGATTTGAAATGATAATCTGTTGGTCGGTTGCATTATAACCAGGAAAAGTAAAGATAAGGGTGGGCTAATTTTAAAGCAGAACTATTATTTCACTTGCGTGATTATATATTTGTTGCTGGGAAAGaggaagactttgaaacaTTTAATGTCATTCCTAATTTAACCTTCATTTAGTTgttacttttttttccctttgataagatataaatacaaaaaaatatatatatatttttacaaAATCATAAGCGTAACTTTGTAATATTTAAAGTGATTGCTAGTTGCTCTTCATTTAGTTGTAGCACTAGTCTGTTAACTCAAGAAGATAATACGGTAAAGAAAAAATTCGAGAAGGTATAGTGGTGAAATACGATggagaaaagaataaaaagagctgaataaaaaaagtatttgAGAAGAGCTTAGCGAGAGTTTTTAGAGATGAAGAGGGTGATTTTTATATACACCAAGTAGAAGTGGttgttttgaaacaattagccaaaaaatatttattagacTATATAGGAAGAGAGGGTTTAGGAAAAATATGTTCATCGTGGGAAGAATTTGTCTACTATGAAAGAATATGTTTATCAAGGATAGAACAGGTCCATTATGAAATAACACGTTTTTCTCCAACTATGTGCATTGGGTAGTCAGAGAATGTTTAGATTTAATAACATAGTAGAGTTAAGTTACGTataacaatatgttatgtgtttttcaaaggaaaaaaaaaaaggaattagTTATCCGCTTCTCGAATTTTCAttcaataattattatgtgaATGTATATTGAACTTAGTTATCAGGATCCAAATTTATTACCTAACAACTAGCACAAATTCGATtgggataaaaaaaaaaactaaaaataagccACTTGGTTCCAAATGCTTTGCAAAGGGGAGACACATGGAAACAAAATGGATCGCCACTAAAATGTTCCCGGCAACAGCATAGCATTCCCCCAAAATTCTGTCGGCAAGCAACGATTGACGTCCACTTGTCTTTGCGCAAAGTAAGGGGATGATTTAAAGAAgcgattcttttttttattttttctttctttttcggTGGAAATAAAGTCACAGGTCAGTTAATTAGGTGCGAAATGAAGGGACGCGGAGGGGCCCATCAAGATGATGATTTTATCGACTTGAAGGTGAAGATTTATCATCAGCTGACCATACAATGCAACGCGTCAGAGCCACGTGATTTACTGTCAAAATCTATAGCATTAAAAGCTGTGAAATAGATTAGACTCAGATTCGTGCCTTCTCTCAGGCTATGCCACGTGGTCATTCATTTGTGGATAGAAGTTACAAGTTAACGAACCAAAAAAGTTCATCAAAATTCCAAAGTTCAATGCATACCAAATGTATTAGTAATAATATCACTTACAATTGATGACCGAAcattattaataaatcaaatattattatgttattaataaatatttatttttaaaaagtttttaattttatttttatatgtttatgataacattaatatataaaactatatatggataacatattataaataaacattattacattttgaacaaaagaatggattttatttatgtttacgTGATTTATAGATggaattattatatataaatataattaattgattcTTAGACCTAATAACTTTTCATACAAATCTAAATACattagtttaaaattttatcttatccTCTCCCTTTTGGAACATATGATAAAATTAACACTTTCATAAAGATGAacatacaaattaaaaatagtcCAAAGTTTCTTCAAATAAACTATTGGCTCCTTTATTTCTTCAAGCAGTATTTCCATTTTATGGATTAATCCAAGTATCATCCATTAATTTATACTGGACAATTATTTCCATTccttaataaatttttgacGGTAAGAGGCAACCCACACACAACACGCCGCGTACACGGGGTATAAGGGTGTTAATGtaatttcttatttataaGGCGGATAACGTTCGATGGCGAACTAAAAAAATCTAATGCTACTCTCTTGCTTAGCTGCCTATAAAGAGCAACCAAAACTTCACCAATTTGTATACCGtcgcaaaagaatcaaaagataTATCAAGATactagagaggaaaaaaaggagaaagagcGATCCGAAATGGCAGGAATCATGCACAAGATCGGGGAGACCCTCCACATGGGAGACAACaagaaagaggaagagaagCACAAGGGAGAAGGTCAACATGGACATGGTGGAGAGTGCAAGGAAGGTCACCATGGTGGTGAGCACAAGGAAGGCCAGCACAAGGAAGGGATGATGGATAAGATCAAGGACAAGATCCACGGCGGTAGCGCTGAGCATGGCCAGGacggggagaagaagaagaaaaagaaggaaaagaagaagcaCGAGGATGGCCATGAGAGCAGCAGTAGCAGTGACAGCGATTGATCAGTTCAACTATCGTCTCCCCGATATATACCTCTACTAGTCTATATTGGGTAATTTAACTCTCTCTGTGTTTGCTTTTTCATCTCATTGATCATCGTGTCCACGATTGGAATCGTCCGCAATTTAAGGAATAATTAATTGAACAATATATGCATGACCTTTCCATTTTCTAGatataaaatttcttatattttttcttgttggtttatCCTTGCAGGTGTATGGGATTGATGTGAAAGCTTGTCTTAATATGTCTTTGTCTTATATATTTTAGCTTCAgctgggaaaaaaaaaaaagagagagggtGTTTGCTGTTTGGTATTACATATGGTGTGGAATGTATTTAGGCAGGCTCTGAATGGAAATATGATATGAGAATAAGATGTTTCCTGTTTTATAATGCTATTCCCTCTTGTGCATGTTTTCTCTTTAATTTCTCGTCGGAGGAAGATATTATTTTTGCCCATTTTTAATCAAGACTTTAAATATCAAGGAAAATAGGGAACTATATCAAGAATATTTGGAAATATTTTCTCCAtatgaaagatatttttataaaatttaatataaaaaataaattaatattgagAGGATTTATTGAATTGATTGTCGTTATTGAAAAATTCAAGTCATGTACCTTTGTCTCCactatttttttagttatCATTGGGGATTAGTGTCCTCACAAAATGATAAGCAAAAGAATCCAATCATCAAGAAGAATTGTACTCTAAGAACAAATCAAGTAGAGTATTACAGTATCAGCATGTGATTTTAGTCAAAAATCActgtatttaattatttgcttTAAGTTGTCTCATTATAAAGTACATGGTTGAAGATaagcaaagaacaaatttGGAAATGGGACTCTGTTGATATAGCTAGGGAATGGACCTCTCCATGTTTAACAGGCCCAGTCTATATCGCTGTATATAACTCAAGTGCAATATACTTCTACGGATGTATGGTGGAATCACATGATCAAAGGAAACTTCTGTCTGTAGCAAACTCAGTTACTCGCTGCCATGTCTGGAAAGGTAGATGTAAAGCTAGTTTTGAAACAAGATACCAGATGGGAGGAAAGACAGTGAATAGAATCACAAGGACTGTTAGCTGAATTTTGGGCTCAAAAATAATTGAACAGAATATAGCAAGATCAAATGAGAAGTGGGGAAAAATCAGATAAGGGTTGGGTAAAGGTGAATATTTGGTGATGGAGCTTTTAGCAGCTCCCAAACACAGCTGCAATCGGCATATATAAGTTGTGAGAAATAGGCAGGGCAGATGATAACAGGGACTTGGGAAGAAGGTTAAAGCATATTCACGTCTGGAAGCTGAAGCTGAAGCAATCAAGGAGGGATCAGTTCGACTTGCTTCGAAAGAAAACTTTCAGAAAGCTATTATGGAGACAGATTCAGAAATTATCTATAAAAGTTTGCAATCAAACAAACCTTACTTAGAATGGAGAATCCTGCCTATGGTAACAGACATTAAAATCCTTCCTTAAAAAGTTTGAAGGCCTGCCTACACCACCAGAGTAATTGAGTTTGTATCGGGGTCTATAGAGGGAAGGCAGTATCCTCTGTATGTTCCTAATGTAATTCAGATATAAGTATAGGGAAGGCAGTATCCTCAGCATGTTCCAAATGTAATTCAGATATAAGGTCTGTAAGATCTATCAATAAGAATATCTTCTActgacaaataaataaataaaccatGTGAGACCATCacacattaaaattaaaactattatTTGTTCCATCTCGTTTGCATCTCCCCTATCAGATCAGCTATGTAAATTCCTTTGCTATGAAGGAATTGGTCATACTCTAGCTAACTGAGACCCCTACGTGTGAAAAACCGAGGCACAAATCCTACTAAGAAAGCAAATTACTTGACCCATTCTAGTGACCAAGCATTTTACTATTTAAATTGTCGCTATAGTTGGCCAAGTAAATGAATGTGCCATTCCCTAATCCCCACATATTTCTTTGGTAAGTACACACCACAAGTGTACTTTGTGCAACAATTTTATATGCATATGCATAATACAAATAGAGAAGCTTCCTTGATCGATTTTGGAGCAATGCCAtttgtttgccttgaaaaattcacaaacataattaaaaataatgtgaAACAATGGAATTAAAGCTTTCCTTTTCTGCACataaagtaatatattagGCCATGAATTGCACTTCCATGCAAGATTTTCctaaattagaaattttctaATCTTTGAACTAAAAAAGAATAGTAATACGATGCACAGTGATGCATgcaaaaataagaaagttGGAGAACggctttatttaatatttacaaATGCTTTGACTCATTTCCATTCTTGCAAGCAATTTATGTTCAGTAACACATAAAAATAAGAACATAGgattgatgatatatatatatatatatatatattagttttatGCATGACACCTGGTTTTCTTGCAGAAATCCAGAGTTCATTTTCCAAAGGCCAACAAGGTTAACATTCTAGAATGGCTAAGTAAAAAATTCTTACTAGCTAGAAGCCTCCTCGTTTccatttcaatatatatatacaatctttattcttttatgacatatttataaaaaacttATATTAAATTCATACTAATTCAACCATAAAAGTTTAACTCAAATTATAAAGACACAATTAGATTCgaataaaattcttaaattttagcgttataatattttttttttttgtaaaaccaaatcattttattttcatatatatatatggttggACATCACACCACGTGCATatccttaaaaatttttacttaaaaCCAAATTATTGTAAATGCATttaatatatagatatatagtaATTTTCGaacttttttcataaaaaggacaattatatgaaaatggtATATGATGAGAATAATATTAGTTTGTTGTATATAGTTGTTGTATACTAAAACTTCATCTGGCATTCATGAATATTAAACAGTAAAGATActttacaatatatatatatatagtaatatgattaattaatgtcCATTTAACATTTTGCAAAACATATCTATCAATAAACATGAACTTctcatataatttttattaattatttaaaaataaattatagaGAGAAGAAGGAGACTAGGAGAGTGAACATCTCAAATCGTTGCATCTGTTCGTGTCTGCCTATGGCTCTGACTTGGCTTGgcaaaacaaaggaaaatccTTTTGGTGGTATTTAAAGAGCAAAAGATTGTAAGCATCGAATACAACGAAACTATAGATTAAGGATACTTTATTGTAATTTACAATATTTGTAGTATTATTATTAACATTTCAAAGTTATTTCTTATGAAAAACTTTGTTAGCTTTGAGACCCTTTTTTGTCCTCATCAAACCTTGTTCATAATTCCCACCCAAAGATTCccatttcattctttttacccaaaaagaaaaaaaaaattgtttggGATATCCTTTATttactaattatttttataattagtgaATGTTGCATAGACAAAgccacatatatataattaataagtGGCAAGTATTGTGAGgccaattaaattattaacaatATATAGATTGTACCACcaaatctcatttttcattGATTACATTGCATATACAAAGGCTTCCATTCttctttatctctcttttcttcttcttaatTAGTCTCTCTGTTCTTGATAATATTCTAATGTACCAAAATAACATACAAATATATTTGTCGATATATAAATGAGAGAAATGCtattcatttcattcaaattttttttattcaatctGACTCTATTACATATAACAGTGATTACTAAGAAGCTTAATTAGGCATTAGTAGATATGCATATTATGTCCTTAATGTCTTGTTATTCTCCATGATTGGGTATCATTTTCTCCACATGAAATTAACCAGTTTGGCAGTAAGTTGAATATTTCTTATACAAAAGACACACAATAAGTTAAAAGCATTGTTAATTAGGCAAAATCTGATTGCTTCGTTCTCAATACAAATACATTTGACTGTTACTCTCGGCAGATGCTATTACTCCTCCCTTGTCCTTTTTCCAGATAGCATCATATGTGGTTTAACAGCAGCAGCCAATAGTCATTTTCTAGCAATTAAGACAGATGAGAGGATATTTTGTTGTTAACAGGTTTCAGAGTGAAAATCTCAAAGACTTCTCAATTGGATAAAAGGCATTTATACATAGATTCAAAAGTGGATGTTCTCTTTCTCACACTGATTCATGAGAGCTAATGAAGCCAATCTATATGTATGCCACGTTACATAGTCAAAGAATT from Theobroma cacao cultivar B97-61/B2 chromosome 5, Criollo_cocoa_genome_V2, whole genome shotgun sequence carries:
- the LOC18599816 gene encoding protein SRC1, with the protein product MAGIMHKIGETLHMGDNKKEEEKHKGEGQHGHGGECKEGHHGGEHKEGQHKEGMMDKIKDKIHGGSAEHGQDGEKKKKKKEKKKHEDGHESSSSSDSD